Proteins encoded together in one Lathyrus oleraceus cultivar Zhongwan6 chromosome 5, CAAS_Psat_ZW6_1.0, whole genome shotgun sequence window:
- the LOC127083554 gene encoding ETHYLENE INSENSITIVE 3-like 1 protein — protein sequence MMMMYDEMGLSGDMDVFSGPLAEGDVSARQTEPGVMIGEDYSDDEMDIDELEKRMWKYKMLHKRLKDKEQSKPREGFDAAKQRQSQEQARRKKMSRAQDGILKYMLKMMEVCKAQGFVYGIIPEKGKPVTGASDNLREWWKDKVRFDRNGPAAISKYQADNAIPGNNDGSNSIGPTPHTLQELQDTTLGSLLSALMQHCDPPQRRFPLEKGVSPPWWPTGNEEWWPHIGLPKDQGPPPYKKPHDLKKAWKVGVLTAVIKHMSPDIAKIRKLVRQSKCLQDKMTAKESATWLAIVNQEEALAREIYPDYVPPFTASGGSGSFSANDGNEYDVDGGEDEPNFDIEERKPESLLLPSNIGMMERMRGIRLPIQPPSFAMKGEAVTNMDFMRKRKISGDFNMMMDPKIFTCEHPPCPYSELRLGFQDRTSRDNHQLCCPYRANLSDYGGPSFHANEVKPVIFPQSFVQQKPTAQSVNMVPPSVNLTGLGVSEDGEKNIGDLMTVYDSDVHQSNRNTNNRVAASSAENHNLPHPSSIQQQQQNFYRGQGLVMERTNISNNNHHPMFARDEGQFDRFRALNSPFENNHNHNQSQNHNNSSNNNFQFMFGSPHCDLSSFDFKEDSHGVGMDPLQKQQDISIWYQ from the coding sequence atgatgatgatgtacgATGAGATGGGTTTATCCGGTGATATGGATGTGTTTTCTGGTCCCCTTGCCGAGGGGGATGTTTCGGCCCGGCAAACTGAACCTGGGGTGATGATTGGCGAAGATTACAGTGATGATGAAATGGATATTGATGAACTTGAGAAGAGGATGTGGAAGTACAAAATGCTTCACAAGCGGTTAAAGGATAAGGAACAAAGCAAGCCGAGGGAAGGATTCGATGCGGCGAAGCAGAGGCAATCCCAAGAACAGGCAAGGAGGAAGAAGATGTCGAGGGCTCAAGACGGAATCTTGAAGTACATGCTGAAAATGATGGAGGTTTGTAAGGCTCAAGGGTTTGTTTACGGGATAATTCCCGAGAAAGGGAAGCCTGTGACTGGGGCATCGGATAATCTCCGGGAGTGGTGGAAAGATAAGGTTAGGTTCGATCGGAATGGTCCTGCTGCGATATCGAAGTACCAAGCGGATAATGCGATTCCGGGGAACAACGATGGGAGTAATTCAATCGGTCCAACCCCTCATACCTTGCAAGAGCTGCAGGACACAACTTTGGGTTCTCTGTTATCAGCACTGATGCAACACTGTGATCCCCCTCAGAGGCGGTTTCCGTTGGAGAAGGGTGTTTCTCCTCCATGGTGGCCAACCGGGAACGAAGAGTGGTGGCCCCATATCGGTTTACCGAAAGATCAAGGTCCTCCGCCTTACAAGAAGCCTCATGATCTGAAGAAGGCATGGAAGGTTGGAGTCTTGACTGCGGTTATCAAGCACATGTCTCCCGACATTGCCAAAATTCGCAAGCTTGTGAGACAGTCCAAATGCCTTCAAGACAAAATGACGGCTAAGGAAAGCGCAACCTGGCTTGCAATTGTCAATCAAGAGGAGGCATTAGCGCGAGAGATTTATCCTGATTATGTTCCCCCGTTTACCGCATCTGGTGGAAGCGGGTCTTTTTCGGCCAATGATGGAAATGAGTACGATGTCGATGGGGGAGAAGACGAGCCAAATTTTGACATCGAGGAACGGAAACCTGAGAGTCTTCTTCTTCCATCCAACATCGGGATGATGGAGAGAATGAGGGGCATAAGACTGCCAATTCAGCCGCCTTCTTTCGCAATGAAGGGAGAAGCGGTAACAAACATGGATTTCATGCGGAAGCGAAAGATCTCTGGTGACTTTAACATGATGATGGATCCGAAGATTTTCACTTGCGAGCACCCTCCCTGTCCTTACAGCGAACTTCGTCTCGGTTTTCAGGACAGAACTTCTAGGGACAATCATCAATTGTGTTGTCCATATAGAGCCAATTTATCAGATTATGGTGGTCCAAGTTTTCATGCTAACGAGGTTAAGCCAGTCATATTCCCTCAGTCCTTTGTTCAACAGAAACCTACGGCTCAGTCTGTTAATATGGTTCCACCTTCAGTTAATCTCACCGGACTCGGAGTTTCAGAAGACGGTGAGAAAAATATCGGCGACCTTATGACAGTCTATGATTCCGATGTTCATCAAAGCAACCGGAACACTAACAATCGCGTGGCTGCTTCTTCCGCGGAGAATCACAACTTACCGCATCCTAGCAGCATTCAGCAGCAGCAGCAGAATTTCTACCGCGGTCAAGGATTGGTGATGGAAAGAACCAACATATCGAATAATAACCATCATCCCATGTTTGCAAGAGACGAAGGTCAATTTGACCGGTTCAGAGCTTTGAATTCTCCCTTCGAGAACAATCACAATCACAATCAGAGTCAGAATcacaacaacagcagcaacaacaattTCCAGTTTATGTTTGGGTCCCCCCACTGTGATCTGTCATCCTTTGATTTTAAAGAGGACAGTCATGGAGTAGGCATGGATCCTCTGCAGAAACAGCAAGATATTTCAATATGGTACCAGTGA